A single genomic interval of Aedes aegypti strain LVP_AGWG chromosome 1, AaegL5.0 Primary Assembly, whole genome shotgun sequence harbors:
- the LOC5574975 gene encoding MICOS complex subunit Mic10, protein MAQNFAEDQYGKKIDRCLTDTLIKFGGGLALGTVFSLLFFKRRAWPIIMGSGFGVGVAYTNCERSLNSSK, encoded by the exons ATGGCCCAAAACTTCGCTGAGGACCAGTATGGTAAGAAGATCGACCGCTGCCTAACCGATACGCTGATCAAATTCG GTGGTGGTCTTGCCCTGGGCACCGTGTTCTCGTTGCTGTTCTTCAAGAGACGCGCGTGGCCCATCATTATGGGATCGGGTTTCGGCGTCGGAGTGGCCTACACCAATTGCGAACGTTCGCTCAATAGCAGCAAGTAG